A genomic region of Pseudomonas frederiksbergensis contains the following coding sequences:
- a CDS encoding c-type cytochrome: MVFNRIVLSSVMLIAVSGAHAADGQKIFTQGGAQPGATACFACHGGDGMGMPAAGFPRLAGLSAGYLSKQLEDFRSGSRVSAVMQPLAKALAEDEIQAVSSALAAMPAPKSPLITRNESPKSPGEKLALRGAWDRQIPECVMCHGPGGVGVGVAFPPLVAQPASYLVAQLNAWRDGTRHNDPNDLMGHIAKSLTSDEINAVADYFSTLGNQEVKP, encoded by the coding sequence ATGGTTTTCAACCGGATTGTGTTGAGCAGCGTGATGCTCATTGCCGTAAGCGGCGCCCATGCCGCAGACGGACAGAAAATATTTACTCAGGGCGGTGCGCAGCCGGGTGCGACGGCTTGTTTTGCTTGCCACGGTGGCGACGGCATGGGTATGCCGGCAGCCGGTTTTCCGCGACTGGCGGGGTTGTCTGCGGGGTATCTGAGCAAACAACTGGAGGACTTCAGAAGCGGTTCACGCGTCAGCGCGGTGATGCAGCCATTGGCGAAAGCCTTGGCCGAAGATGAAATTCAAGCGGTTTCCAGCGCCTTGGCGGCCATGCCAGCCCCCAAATCGCCACTCATCACGCGTAATGAATCGCCCAAAAGCCCCGGTGAAAAACTGGCGCTGCGTGGTGCCTGGGATCGTCAGATTCCAGAGTGCGTGATGTGTCATGGCCCCGGCGGTGTTGGCGTCGGCGTCGCGTTTCCACCCTTGGTCGCTCAACCTGCCAGTTATCTGGTGGCGCAATTAAACGCTTGGCGTGACGGAACCCGCCACAACGATCCCAATGACCTGATGGGACACATTGCCAAGTCCCTGACCTCGGATGAAATCAATGCGGTGGCCGACTATTTCTCGACACTGGGCAATCAGGAGGTCAAGCCATGA
- the alkB gene encoding DNA oxidative demethylase AlkB, which yields MRSKAMPPTTFDLLADDDQQPARTEQIGEQSFVLRGFALPWVEQLLPVLEKILLAAPFRQMVTPGGFTLSVGLSSCGTLGWTTDRSGYRYTRIDPVSGQPWPAMPEVFSELAQAAAREAGFHHFEPDACLINRYLPGARMSLHQDKDERSYDPPIVSVSLGLPAMFLFGGFERNDKSQRVPLFHGDIVVWGGVDRLRYHGVLPLKDGYHPQLGGQRINFTFRTAG from the coding sequence ATGCGCAGTAAAGCGATGCCGCCAACGACCTTCGACCTGTTAGCCGATGACGATCAACAACCGGCCAGAACCGAGCAAATCGGCGAACAGTCTTTCGTTCTCCGAGGTTTCGCCCTGCCCTGGGTGGAGCAATTGCTACCGGTGCTGGAGAAGATTTTATTGGCCGCACCGTTTCGGCAGATGGTGACCCCCGGCGGTTTCACCCTGTCTGTCGGCTTGAGCAGTTGTGGCACGCTGGGCTGGACCACCGATCGCAGCGGCTATCGCTACACTCGCATTGATCCCGTCAGCGGCCAACCTTGGCCGGCGATGCCCGAGGTCTTTAGTGAATTGGCACAGGCGGCAGCACGAGAAGCCGGTTTCCATCACTTTGAGCCCGATGCCTGCCTGATCAACCGTTATCTGCCGGGCGCCAGGATGTCGTTGCATCAGGACAAGGATGAACGCTCCTACGATCCACCCATTGTTTCGGTATCCCTCGGCCTGCCGGCGATGTTTCTGTTCGGTGGCTTTGAGCGTAATGACAAGAGTCAGCGAGTGCCGCTGTTTCACGGAGACATCGTGGTGTGGGGCGGCGTGGATCGCTTGCGTTACCACGGCGTGTTGCCGCTCAAGGATGGCTATCACCCACAACTGGGCGGACAGCGGATCAACTTCACGTTCCGCACCGCGGGATGA
- a CDS encoding c-type cytochrome — MDDQSELQTPAPAAGHAQYFQPPTEHELPDNAFGKLVRQGYSLFVDTKRQAPEFVGNGLNCSNCHLDQGRLANSAPLWGAYPLYPAYRKKNDKVNTFAERLQGCFQYSMNGKPPAADSPEITALSVYSYWLASKAPIGVELPGRGYPEVAKPAKGYDIAQGEQVYKTQCAICHGDAGQGQKVGQDYVMPPLWGKDSYNWGAGMHRINTAASFIKYNMPLGKAQTLSDQQAWDVAAFINSHERPQDPRLIDGSIEKTRVKFHANDGVNLYGQTVNGVLMGQGIR, encoded by the coding sequence ATGGACGACCAATCCGAACTGCAAACCCCGGCACCTGCCGCAGGTCATGCCCAATATTTCCAACCACCGACCGAGCATGAATTACCGGATAACGCTTTTGGCAAACTGGTCCGGCAAGGCTACAGCTTGTTTGTCGACACCAAACGCCAGGCACCAGAGTTTGTCGGTAACGGACTCAATTGCAGCAATTGCCACCTCGATCAAGGGCGTTTGGCCAATTCCGCGCCACTGTGGGGGGCTTATCCACTGTACCCGGCGTATCGCAAGAAGAACGACAAGGTGAATACCTTTGCCGAGCGCCTGCAAGGTTGTTTCCAGTACAGCATGAACGGCAAGCCGCCAGCGGCGGACAGCCCGGAGATCACCGCCTTGTCGGTGTATTCCTATTGGCTGGCAAGCAAGGCGCCTATTGGTGTCGAGCTACCGGGGCGCGGTTACCCTGAGGTGGCGAAACCGGCCAAGGGATACGACATTGCTCAAGGCGAGCAGGTCTACAAGACGCAATGTGCGATTTGCCATGGTGACGCCGGACAAGGGCAAAAAGTCGGCCAGGACTATGTGATGCCGCCGCTGTGGGGGAAGGACTCCTACAACTGGGGCGCCGGTATGCATCGGATCAATACGGCGGCTTCGTTCATCAAATACAACATGCCGCTGGGTAAAGCGCAGACCTTGAGCGATCAGCAGGCCTGGGACGTTGCAGCGTTCATCAACAGCCATGAGCGCCCTCAGGATCCGCGGCTGATCGACGGCTCCATTGAGAAAACCCGGGTGAAGTTCCACGCCAACGATGGGGTCAATCTGTACGGACAAACGGTTAATGGCGTGCTGATGGGGCAAGGCATCCGATAA
- a CDS encoding 2OG-Fe(II) oxygenase, giving the protein MGEQPLTSRINALDWLTLEQDLDRDGCATIKGLLSPEHCEDLSALYAQPTLFRSQVIMARHGFGRGEYQYFRYPLPDIIARLRSTLYPRLVPRANRWNERMDLPTRFPMEHAAFLQRCHDAGQERPTPLLLQYGPQDYNCLHQDLYGEHVFPLQVAILLSAPGEDFTGGEFVLTEQRPRVQSRPMVMSLEKGDALIFAVHQRPVKGVRGDYRVNVRHGVSRLHSGKRHTLGVIFHDAQ; this is encoded by the coding sequence ATGGGCGAACAGCCTCTGACCTCGCGCATCAACGCACTGGACTGGCTCACCCTGGAGCAAGACCTCGACCGGGACGGCTGCGCGACAATCAAAGGACTGCTGAGCCCTGAACACTGTGAAGACCTCAGCGCACTCTACGCTCAGCCCACGCTTTTTCGCTCGCAAGTGATAATGGCGCGGCATGGTTTCGGGCGCGGCGAGTACCAGTATTTCAGATACCCGCTGCCAGATATCATTGCTCGCCTGCGCAGCACGCTGTACCCAAGGCTTGTGCCGCGGGCCAATCGCTGGAATGAACGGATGGACTTGCCCACCCGCTTTCCCATGGAGCACGCGGCGTTTCTGCAACGCTGTCATGACGCAGGACAAGAGCGCCCTACGCCGCTGTTGCTGCAATATGGTCCGCAGGACTACAACTGCTTGCATCAGGATCTGTATGGCGAGCATGTGTTCCCGCTGCAAGTGGCGATTTTGCTGTCCGCACCCGGTGAAGACTTTACCGGCGGCGAATTCGTGCTCACCGAGCAGCGCCCACGGGTGCAATCACGGCCCATGGTGATGAGCCTCGAAAAAGGCGATGCGCTGATCTTTGCCGTGCATCAGCGCCCGGTCAAAGGTGTTCGCGGCGATTACCGGGTGAACGTGCGTCACGGTGTCAGTCGCCTGCACAGCGGCAAACGGCATACCCTTGGAGTGATCTTTCACGATGCGCAGTAA
- a CDS encoding DUF1883 domain-containing protein, whose protein sequence is MKFIHQREHLNEDDIVVIQCSQMCNIRLMNDANFRSFKNGGRHTYHGGAFDTFPAKITAPSTGFWNITIDTVNRRPISVTRKPTLTHSIKIIRRSSSKLS, encoded by the coding sequence ATGAAATTTATCCACCAGCGCGAGCACCTCAACGAAGATGACATCGTCGTCATTCAATGCTCCCAAATGTGCAACATCCGCTTGATGAACGACGCCAATTTTCGCAGCTTCAAGAATGGCGGCCGCCACACCTACCACGGCGGCGCATTCGACACCTTCCCGGCGAAAATCACCGCGCCAAGCACCGGTTTCTGGAACATTACTATCGACACGGTCAACCGTCGGCCGATCAGCGTGACCCGCAAACCGACGCTGACTCACTCGATCAAAATCATCCGCCGGTCCAGTTCGAAACTCAGCTGA